A window of Pseudomonas guangdongensis contains these coding sequences:
- a CDS encoding glutamine synthetase family protein — translation MRSAEQLLAFAERLASVEEVECVTPDLNGIARGKTMTAESFLAGRRLQMARGVLLQCVMGGYPPPRFYGGDDGDLLLCSDPCQVHVLPWGTPGRALAICDALELDGRPCALSTRGLLRGVLEQYAQLGLTPVVATELEFFVFAANPDPHQPFQPPVGLDGRREIGTSAFGVGSAHGLRPFFAAVYRCMAALGLPRDTFMHEMGISQFEINFPHGDALRLADQTFLFKHLLREVALEHGLLAVCMAKPLGGVPGSSMHIHQSVLDADGRNIFSDARGAPSAAFGHFIAGLQATLAEFTALLAPNVNAYQRLAQPCASPNNACWAYDNRAAGLRIPASAPVDRRVENRLPGADANPYLALAASLGAGLHGLLVGRPPGPPVQGQFAVPEALRLPTGMGEALHRLAHSQVAEALFGREFIDGYLACKQLELADFLAEITPWERRVLAAQV, via the coding sequence ATGCGCAGTGCGGAACAGTTGCTGGCCTTTGCCGAACGGCTGGCCAGCGTGGAGGAGGTCGAGTGCGTGACGCCGGATCTCAACGGCATCGCCCGCGGCAAGACCATGACCGCCGAGAGCTTTCTCGCCGGCCGGCGCCTGCAGATGGCGCGCGGCGTGCTGCTGCAGTGCGTGATGGGCGGCTATCCGCCGCCGCGCTTCTACGGCGGCGACGACGGCGATCTGCTGCTGTGCAGCGATCCCTGCCAGGTGCATGTGCTGCCCTGGGGCACGCCGGGGCGGGCGCTGGCGATCTGCGATGCCCTCGAACTGGACGGCCGTCCCTGCGCGCTGTCGACCCGCGGGCTGCTGCGCGGGGTGCTGGAGCAATACGCGCAGCTCGGCCTGACGCCGGTGGTGGCCACCGAGCTGGAGTTCTTCGTGTTCGCCGCCAACCCCGACCCCCATCAGCCGTTCCAGCCGCCGGTGGGCCTCGACGGGCGCCGCGAGATCGGCACCTCGGCGTTCGGCGTCGGCTCGGCCCATGGCCTGCGGCCGTTCTTCGCCGCGGTCTATCGCTGCATGGCGGCGCTGGGCCTGCCGCGCGACACCTTCATGCACGAGATGGGCATCAGCCAGTTCGAGATTAACTTTCCCCACGGCGACGCCCTGCGCCTGGCCGACCAGACCTTCCTGTTCAAGCACCTGCTGCGCGAGGTGGCCCTCGAACACGGGCTGCTCGCGGTGTGCATGGCCAAGCCGCTGGGCGGCGTGCCGGGCAGCTCGATGCACATCCACCAGAGCGTGCTGGATGCCGACGGGCGCAACATCTTCAGCGATGCCCGGGGCGCGCCGAGCGCCGCCTTCGGCCACTTCATCGCCGGCCTGCAGGCCACCCTGGCCGAGTTCACCGCGCTGCTGGCGCCCAACGTCAACGCCTACCAGCGCCTGGCGCAGCCCTGCGCCTCGCCCAACAACGCCTGCTGGGCCTACGACAATCGCGCCGCCGGGCTGCGCATCCCGGCCAGCGCGCCGGTCGACCGGCGGGTCGAGAACCGCCTGCCGGGCGCCGACGCCAATCCCTATCTGGCGCTGGCCGCCAGCCTCGGCGCCGGCCTGCACGGCCTGCTCGTCGGCCGGCCGCCCGGCCCGCCGGTGCAGGGGCAGTTCGCCGTGCCGGAAGCGCTGCGTCTGCCGACCGGAATGGGCGAGGCGCTGCACCGCCTGGCGCACAGCCAGGTGGCCGAGGCGCTGTTCGGGCGCGAGTTCATCGACGGCTACCTGGCCTGCAAGCAGCTGGAGCTGGCGGACTTCCTCGCCGAGATCACCCCCTGGGAGCGTCGCGTTCTCGCCGCTCAGGTCTGA
- a CDS encoding sigma-54-dependent transcriptional regulator produces the protein MWRESRLLLIDDNPQRRHDMTVILDFLGEEYTACASQDWAAELAAIESPQLVCILLGQVDGRGGALRLFKQLSAQFERVPLLLLDDQDTAAWPDELRRRVLARLDMPPSYNQLIDSLHRAQVYQQVFDAARERGQQRESNLFRSLVGTSRAIQQVRQLMQQVAETEVGVLLLGEAGSGKEVAARNLHYHSSRRERPFVPVSCTAIEAELLEGELFGYEQGAFPGALTSRKGRLELAAGGTLFLDEVAHLPLALQGRLLRVLQEGCFERQGGQEALPIDVRVIAASQEDLECLVAEGRFRDDLYYRLNQFSIELPPLRERVEDIPLLINELIARMENEKRGSIRFSSAALMSLCRHDWRGNVRELANLVERLAIMHPYGVIGVGELPKKFRHLADDSGQAVEALRNELEERAVRHSALPGLDMPALLPVGGLDLKDYLGNLERSLIQQALDDAGGVVARAAERLRVRRTTLVEKMRKYGMSRRDEDGDE, from the coding sequence ATGTGGCGCGAATCCCGACTGCTACTGATAGACGACAACCCGCAACGCCGTCACGACATGACGGTGATCCTCGACTTCCTCGGTGAGGAATACACCGCCTGCGCGAGCCAGGACTGGGCCGCCGAACTGGCCGCCATCGAGTCGCCGCAGCTGGTCTGCATCCTGCTCGGTCAGGTGGACGGCCGTGGCGGCGCGCTGCGCCTGTTCAAGCAGCTCAGCGCGCAGTTCGAGCGCGTGCCGCTGCTGCTGCTCGACGACCAGGACACCGCCGCCTGGCCCGACGAGCTGCGCCGCCGGGTGCTGGCGCGCCTGGACATGCCGCCCAGCTACAACCAGCTGATCGACTCGCTGCACCGCGCGCAGGTCTACCAGCAGGTGTTCGATGCCGCCCGCGAGCGCGGCCAGCAGCGCGAGTCCAACCTGTTCCGCAGCCTGGTCGGCACCAGCCGGGCGATCCAGCAGGTGCGCCAGCTGATGCAGCAGGTCGCCGAGACCGAAGTCGGCGTGCTGCTGCTCGGCGAGGCCGGCAGCGGCAAGGAAGTGGCCGCGCGCAATCTGCACTACCATTCCTCGCGCCGCGAGCGGCCGTTCGTGCCGGTCAGCTGCACCGCCATCGAGGCCGAGCTGCTCGAAGGCGAGCTGTTCGGTTACGAGCAGGGCGCCTTCCCCGGCGCGCTGACCAGCCGCAAGGGGCGTCTGGAGCTGGCGGCCGGAGGCACGCTGTTCCTCGACGAGGTGGCGCACCTGCCGCTGGCCCTGCAGGGCCGCCTGCTGCGCGTGCTGCAGGAAGGCTGCTTCGAGCGTCAGGGCGGACAGGAAGCGCTGCCCATCGACGTGCGGGTGATCGCCGCCAGCCAGGAAGACCTGGAGTGCCTGGTCGCCGAGGGGCGCTTCCGCGACGACCTCTACTACCGCCTCAACCAGTTCTCCATCGAGCTGCCGCCGCTGCGCGAGCGGGTCGAGGACATTCCGCTGCTGATCAACGAACTGATCGCGCGGATGGAAAACGAGAAGCGCGGCTCGATCCGCTTCAGCTCGGCGGCGCTGATGTCGCTGTGCCGCCACGACTGGCGCGGCAACGTGCGCGAGCTGGCCAACCTGGTCGAGCGTCTGGCGATCATGCACCCCTACGGGGTGATAGGCGTCGGCGAGCTGCCGAAGAAGTTCCGCCACCTGGCCGACGACAGCGGCCAGGCGGTCGAGGCGCTGCGCAACGAGCTGGAGGAGCGCGCGGTGCGCCACAGCGCGCTGCCCGGCCTGGACATGCCGGCGCTGCTGCCGGTCGGCGGGCTGGACCTCAAGGACTACCTGGGCAACCTGGAGCGCTCGCTGATCCAGCAGGCCCTCGACGATGCCGGCGGAGTGGTGGCGCGCGCCGCCGAGCGCCTGCGCGTGCGCCGCACTACGCTGGTGGAGAAGATGCGCAAGTACGGCATGAGCCGTCGCGACGAAGATGGCGACGAGTGA
- a CDS encoding P-loop NTPase — MGAPAPVQVIAIASGKGGVGKTQAAINLAWTLAARGRRVMLLDASFALPGVDVALGLTPQLTLVDVLEGRCRLAEAVFTVAGGFQVLAGSAGRLPGQLPALQLAGLIQAFSELPAPPEVLLIDCAPGIGSDVLGLLRASSEALLVVNDEPAAAADALTLLRRLNQDFAMSRFRLLASMTLSAAEGRALHERLLRQSESLGGVSLDYVGAIPLDDSLRRAVQRQRTVCEVLPRSRAANAYRELAEKVDAWPLPANPRGHLEFFVERLIFAQAAPRPARP, encoded by the coding sequence ATGGGTGCGCCAGCTCCGGTACAGGTGATCGCCATCGCCAGCGGCAAGGGCGGTGTCGGCAAGACGCAGGCGGCGATTAACCTCGCCTGGACGCTGGCCGCGCGCGGCCGGCGGGTGATGTTGCTGGACGCCAGTTTCGCGCTGCCCGGCGTCGATGTCGCGCTCGGCCTGACCCCGCAGCTGACCTTGGTGGATGTGCTGGAAGGCCGCTGCCGGCTGGCCGAGGCGGTATTCACCGTGGCGGGCGGCTTCCAGGTGCTGGCCGGCTCGGCCGGGCGCCTGCCGGGCCAGTTGCCGGCGCTGCAGCTGGCCGGCCTGATCCAGGCGTTCAGCGAGCTGCCGGCGCCGCCGGAGGTGCTGCTGATCGACTGCGCGCCCGGCATCGGCAGCGACGTGCTGGGGCTGCTGCGCGCCTCCAGCGAGGCGCTGTTGGTGGTCAACGACGAGCCGGCGGCCGCCGCCGACGCGCTGACCCTGCTGCGCCGACTCAACCAGGACTTCGCCATGAGCCGTTTCCGCCTGCTGGCCAGCATGACCCTGTCGGCGGCCGAGGGGCGCGCCCTGCACGAGCGCCTGCTGCGCCAGAGCGAGAGCCTCGGCGGGGTGTCGCTGGACTACGTCGGGGCGATTCCACTCGACGATTCGCTGCGCCGCGCGGTACAGCGCCAGCGCACGGTATGCGAGGTGTTGCCGCGCAGCCGGGCGGCCAACGCCTACCGCGAGCTGGCCGAGAAGGTCGACGCCTGGCCGCTGCCGGCCAATCCGCGCGGGCATCTGGAATTCTTCGTCGAGCGGCTGATCTTCGCCCAGGCCGCGCCGCGCCCGGCGCGTCCCTGA
- the ccmA gene encoding cytochrome c biogenesis heme-transporting ATPase CcmA yields the protein MTSPFLEAVALACERDLRVLFERLDFALHPGQMLQIAGPNGSGKTSLLRLLAGLMQPTEGEIRLAGRPLAEQRGELTRNLLWIGHAAGIKGLLSPEENLAWLCALHTPEPRTALWTALEAVGLRGFEDVPCHTLSAGQQRRVALARLYLDAPPLWVLDEPFTALDKHGVAQLEEHLARHCESGGMVVLTTHHSLTRKPAGYRELDLARAGSLADE from the coding sequence GTGACCAGTCCCTTCCTCGAAGCCGTTGCGCTCGCCTGCGAGCGGGACCTGCGCGTGCTGTTCGAGCGGCTCGACTTCGCCCTGCACCCCGGGCAGATGCTGCAGATCGCCGGGCCCAACGGCAGCGGCAAGACCAGCCTGCTGCGCCTGCTGGCCGGGCTGATGCAGCCGACCGAGGGGGAAATCCGCCTGGCCGGCAGGCCCCTGGCCGAGCAGCGCGGCGAGTTGACCCGCAATCTGCTGTGGATCGGCCATGCCGCCGGCATCAAGGGCCTGCTCAGCCCCGAGGAGAACCTCGCCTGGCTGTGCGCCCTGCACACTCCCGAACCGCGCACCGCGCTCTGGACCGCGCTGGAGGCCGTCGGCCTGCGCGGTTTCGAGGACGTCCCCTGCCATACCCTGTCCGCCGGTCAGCAGCGCCGCGTGGCGCTGGCGCGCCTGTACCTGGATGCGCCGCCGCTGTGGGTGCTCGACGAGCCCTTCACCGCCCTCGACAAGCACGGCGTGGCCCAGCTCGAGGAGCATCTGGCCCGCCACTGCGAGAGCGGCGGCATGGTGGTGCTGACCACCCACCACAGCCTGACCCGCAAGCCAGCCGGCTACCGCGAGCTGGACCTCGCCCGCGCCGGGAGCCTGGCCGATGAGTAA
- the ccmB gene encoding heme exporter protein CcmB: protein MSNLFTQLLAREARLLCRRPAELLNPLVFFAIVVALFPLAVGPESKLLETLSPGLVWVAALLAVLLSLDGLFRSDFEDGSLEQWVLSPHPLPLLVLSKVLAHWLFSGLALVLLAPLLALMLGLPARCLPVLLGSLLLGTPILSLLGAVGAALTVGLKRGGLLLALLILPLYIPVLILGSGALQASLQGLPAAGQLLWLASLTALTVTLTPFAIAAGLKISVGE from the coding sequence ATGAGTAACCTGTTCACCCAGTTGCTGGCACGCGAGGCGCGCCTGCTGTGCCGCCGTCCGGCCGAGCTGCTCAATCCGCTGGTGTTCTTCGCCATCGTGGTGGCGCTGTTCCCGCTGGCCGTCGGTCCGGAGAGCAAGCTGCTGGAAACCCTGTCGCCGGGTCTGGTGTGGGTCGCCGCGCTGCTCGCCGTGCTGCTGTCGCTGGACGGCCTGTTCCGCAGCGACTTCGAGGACGGCTCGCTGGAGCAGTGGGTCCTTTCGCCGCACCCGCTGCCCCTTCTGGTGCTCTCCAAGGTACTGGCACACTGGCTGTTCTCCGGCCTGGCGCTGGTGCTGCTGGCGCCGCTGCTGGCGTTGATGCTCGGCCTGCCGGCGCGCTGCCTGCCGGTGCTGCTCGGCTCGCTGCTGCTCGGCACGCCGATCCTCAGCCTGCTCGGCGCGGTCGGCGCGGCGCTCACCGTGGGGCTCAAGCGCGGCGGCCTGCTGCTGGCGCTGCTGATCCTGCCGCTGTACATCCCGGTGCTGATCCTCGGCAGCGGCGCCCTGCAGGCGTCCCTGCAGGGTCTGCCGGCCGCCGGCCAGTTGCTCTGGCTGGCCAGCCTCACCGCCCTGACGGTGACCCTGACTCCCTTTGCCATCGCCGCCGGTCTGAAGATCAGCGTCGGCGAATGA